The Nitrosopumilus sp. b3 sequence TAGGCAAATGTATCAGAAAAATATACTCCACCACGTGTAGTAGGTTCATTTACAGGAATAGGAGAATTGGTTATAGAGACATCAATTAGTGGAAATGAAAGATCATTTAATGTCAAAGTAAAGTTTAGCGAATTGTTCTCATTTTGAGACATTAGTGTTCCAAGTAAATCAGGATTTACAGACATTTAAAAACAATTAATTCATAATTCTATTGAGTGTTTCGTGGAATTTTGTACTCTATTGGAATGTAGAAATCTTCAGATAGAATTGCCAAATGATGAAAAATAGGGTATTATTTACCAACATAGATCATCTTTAAAAACAGGAATTGTTTTCTTTTGGTATTGCAGCAATTTGCAAATACGCATTCAATGAGAAATGAAATTCTCAATCTAATGGTGCAAAAAGGAATACAGGATGACTGTTATGTTGAGATGCTAGATTATACCATTGACCTCTTTGAAAGCCAGGGGCTTGGAACGGATTATTATGGATATCACAATATTAACCACGAATTAGAGGTAACCTATTTTTCGCTTTTAGCATCCATTCAAAATAAAGTGAAATTCTCAGATGATGATTTAAAATATCTATATGTTGCAGCATTGTTTCATGATTTTGATCCTCAAAAAAGTGTGGATAAACCTCACGAAGAAAGTGTTTTAAAATTCATTTCCATGGACAAAAAACTTCAGCAATTAATAGACACTGCAAAAATAGATTTAGAAATAATCAAGGTCTTAATTTTAAGAACAACATATCCCTGGAGTGGACAATTGAAAAAAAATGCAGAAGAGCAAATTACACAATGTTTTGAAAAGTCAGATTTGACAAGAAACAATCTCCCATATCAAGAACACATAATGGAAATGGGAAGGTATCTCTCAGTAGTGGATAGAATTAGTGGCTATGCATTAGGAGACTTTTCAAAAGCGATGGAAATGGCAAAGATGAATGCTCATGCGCTTGCTTGGAGACCATCATTAATAGTAAGAAGTTCAGTAGCATATTTTGAGGAATTACTGAATAAGGAAACAGAGATGGCAAAAGCAATTCTGAAGATCCTCCCAAAAGATATGAGAAAGAATTTTTTTGACACAGTACTTGCTTTTATGAAATTAAGACAACAAGAAATTACAATTCAAGCAGATTGCTCTTATGAAAATGTCAAATTGATTCCAACAATAGAATCAATGTCTACAAGAAACGATCCAAAATTTATCGAGACATTATATGGTATATTTTTACAGTTACCAAAACCACTTCAATTTCAAAAAGAAAATTTTGAAAAAACAATTAAAGATCCAGAAATTGTTCTCAACACTCTCAGATTAAATGACAAAAATGGAGAGATCATAGGTTTTTCAAAAGGAGGGCCACTTGAAAAATATCAATTACGTGAAGAGATTAGAGATGAGAATTATGGTTTAGGAAATACGATATTTTTAGAACCTCTTGCATTGAAGATGGGGTATTGGGGTCTTAAAGGAGGAAGCGAGATGAGGCACCTCTTCATAATGCAAGCACACTCTATGAAATACAAATTTCTATCAAGTTTTGCATTAAGAGATGTCATAAGAGCAAGGGTGGACAAAGAGCAAGCAGAATTTGTAACGTTATTTGATCCCGAAAGATGGGATTACTATAGAATCATAATTTAGATTCAATCTATGAAAAAATCAATAGTAAAATCATTAGAATCATCAATATCAGGAGATGTGTATTCTCAAAAAGAATTAAGGGATTTTTATTCTGTAGATTCTAGTTCATATCAAATTATTCCAAAGGTAATCGTAGTTCCAAAAGATGAAAAAGATATTATTAGAACAATTCAGATTGCAAGAGATTTTAATTCATCTGTTACTGTAAGGGGTGCAGGCACAGGACTTGTTGGAAGTGCTCTAAACAATGGAATCATACTAGACTTGAAAAAGTTTGATTCATTAAAAATTACAAAAAATTGTGTAATAGTAGGTCCAGGGGTTGTCAAAGGGAATCTAGATAAAAAATTAGAAGAGCATAACAAATTTTTTCCACCAAATCCATCTATTGGATCTTTTTGTTCAGTTGGAGGGATGATCGGAAATAATTCTAGTGGAAGTAGGAGTTTAAAATATGGAAGTGTGATTGATAATGTAGCAGAGATTACCTTCATTGATGGAAATGGAAACAAAATAACACTTCCAAAAAACATCAAAGTTTCAAAGAAAATCCTAGAACTCTCAAAAAAAATTGATGTTAAAAAATTTCCCAATGTATCAAAAAATTCATCAGGATTCAGAATTGATAAAATTAAATCAATCGGCGATTCTCATAAAATAATTGTTGGTTCTGAGGGAACATTAGGAATTGTTCTGTCAATTAAATTAAAAATTAAAGATAATCCAAAAAAACGAGTTCTGTTCATAATTGAATACAAATCAATAATAGACGCATCTATGAATTGTGTGATAATAAACGAAACTAAACCATCAGCTATTGAATTTGTAGATAAAACAACATTAAAACAAATTAATTATAAATTTTCTCCAAAAACCAAATGCCTACTTTTTGTAGAGTATGATGAAAATATCAAATCAAATGAAAAAAAACTGTCATCAATAGTTACAGGTAAAATTGTCAAGAGATTAAAAAAAGACTTTGAAATTAATACTTGGTGGAGGTATAGAGATTCATCATTACATTATAGTTTAAAATCCATAAAAAAGAAGGAGCGAATTCCACACATCATTGAAGATGCAGCAGTTCCCTTAGAGAATCTATCAGAAATTTTTAGAATTCTAGAAAAATTAAATAAAAAATACAAAACAAAATCAATTGCTTATGGACATGCTGGTAATGGAAATATTCACGTTAGGCTAATTTCAAATAATAAAGAAACAGCCATTATCAAAAAAATCGCACAAGAGTATTTTGATGAAATTATTCAACTGGGAGGAACAATTACTGCTGAGCACGGAGATGGGCTTGCACGCTCAGAATTTGTCAAAAAGCAATATGGAAATGAAAATTACAAGATATTCAAAGAAATCAAACTGTATTTTGACCCAAAAAGAATACTGAATCCAGGAAAAATAATTACAGAGAAAAGTACAATTATCAAGAATTTTGAAAAATTCTAGAATTTTACATTAATCGATCAAATTGATGTAGAAACGCTTTATTAACTTAAAATTGTGCAAAAACGCGTGATAATAAAAATATTGAGTGTGTTTATCATGGCATCTTTTATTGTCGGTTTCACTTGGGCATTTGCAATAAGTGAATTGGAAAGAGCAACTATGGAGATTCCAAGATTGGAAAATGCTTTTGGTCAACCCATCACAGATAATGTAAATGTAAATCAACAAATTCAGATCTCAGCAGACATTACAAATAATCAGCAAAAATCTCAAAATTTTGTCTATCTTGTTCAAATAATAAATGAGCAAGGATTTGTAGTGTCAGTAGGATGGATTAGTGGACAGTTAACACCAGATCAGAAACTCAATCCATCACTATCATGGACTCCAAAAGATTCAGGGGAATTTATTGCAGAAATTTTTGTTTGGGAGGGATTAGTCAATCATAGTGCATTGTCTAATTATTCAAAATTAAACATCAGTGTGAGTTAAAATTTTAACAGAAATATCTCGCCAAAGTTCTACGTATTTAAAAAATGCGAATAAATTATTCCTATTTTGGCAAAAAATATCCTGTTACGAAAAAAATAGTTTTGCAACTGAATAATTAAGATCTGAGGTTTGCCTCTTAGTAAAAAAAGTTCAACTAGTTCTTGCTAATATAACCTTGAGCCTAATGCAGATATGACAATAGGATATTGTGTAAAGTGCCGAGATAAACGAGATATCGATGGCGCCAAACCATACACCATGAAAAATGGAAAACCTGCAATAAAGGGTACATGCCCAACATGCAGTACAACCATTTTCAGAATCGGTAGAGGATAAATTTCTCAATAGAGAAATTCAATACTGCCATTCATCAGTAAGACCATTCCATAAGGAACGCATTGGGGATGGATCTTTTTCTATTTCTTCAGTAATTCTATTTTTTAATACAAAAAAGAAATTCTCCAAAGCATCAATTCCACCATCAGCATAAAGTTCATGGCCAATTTCGGTAATTCTTTTATGCTTTTCAGGAATTTCAGAAGAATCTGGATTTTGAAGACAAAAAGTCATCAAATCTATTAATTCCTCTTCAAGCATGAAATCCATAATTAAGAGAGATTTATCAGTTCAATTTACATTTTATGTGATATTTTATGACATCATAATAATGAAAGAAACAATTTTGAATAGCTCCAATACACATACCTTATGGAACCAGCAGACATAGTTGATGAGGTAAATGCCCTGCTAAAACTTGGCGTAGGAGATGCATACAGACTAGAACATATCAAACAGGCATATATTGAAAACAAAACTATCTGGGTAACTGATCAAAATTATTTGCAAAGAATGAAAGAGAAATATCTCAATAAACAAAAACCAGAAGACCAAGCAGAAAGTAAAGAAAAAGGTGAAGAGGAATTTGAAAACAAAGAAACTATTCATTGCTGGAAATGTGGGAAAAAAACACCACTAGGAGCAAACTTTTGTATGCTTTGCGGTTCCTCATTATTTGAAGTTGGGACAAATAATACCCAGCACGAAAAAACATCTGGTTCAATTAATCAATTAAGAATAGGATTGAAAATTCCAATGATCGTAGGCATTCCAGTATTAATTTTAGTTATTATTGGAGGGACATATGGTTTAGGTTATTTTGATAATGTAGTTG is a genomic window containing:
- a CDS encoding DUF5679 domain-containing protein — encoded protein: MTIGYCVKCRDKRDIDGAKPYTMKNGKPAIKGTCPTCSTTIFRIGRG
- a CDS encoding HD domain-containing protein — protein: MQQFANTHSMRNEILNLMVQKGIQDDCYVEMLDYTIDLFESQGLGTDYYGYHNINHELEVTYFSLLASIQNKVKFSDDDLKYLYVAALFHDFDPQKSVDKPHEESVLKFISMDKKLQQLIDTAKIDLEIIKVLILRTTYPWSGQLKKNAEEQITQCFEKSDLTRNNLPYQEHIMEMGRYLSVVDRISGYALGDFSKAMEMAKMNAHALAWRPSLIVRSSVAYFEELLNKETEMAKAILKILPKDMRKNFFDTVLAFMKLRQQEITIQADCSYENVKLIPTIESMSTRNDPKFIETLYGIFLQLPKPLQFQKENFEKTIKDPEIVLNTLRLNDKNGEIIGFSKGGPLEKYQLREEIRDENYGLGNTIFLEPLALKMGYWGLKGGSEMRHLFIMQAHSMKYKFLSSFALRDVIRARVDKEQAEFVTLFDPERWDYYRIII
- a CDS encoding zinc ribbon domain-containing protein — encoded protein: MEPADIVDEVNALLKLGVGDAYRLEHIKQAYIENKTIWVTDQNYLQRMKEKYLNKQKPEDQAESKEKGEEEFENKETIHCWKCGKKTPLGANFCMLCGSSLFEVGTNNTQHEKTSGSINQLRIGLKIPMIVGIPVLILVIIGGTYGLGYFDNVVEKDNLAEPKVIPSKVEQSKETSHSPTSSDSKCGPGTIFDSESNSCVLDDGVDSEKINSKCGPGTIFDSESNSCVLEG
- a CDS encoding FAD-binding oxidoreductase, with protein sequence MKKSIVKSLESSISGDVYSQKELRDFYSVDSSSYQIIPKVIVVPKDEKDIIRTIQIARDFNSSVTVRGAGTGLVGSALNNGIILDLKKFDSLKITKNCVIVGPGVVKGNLDKKLEEHNKFFPPNPSIGSFCSVGGMIGNNSSGSRSLKYGSVIDNVAEITFIDGNGNKITLPKNIKVSKKILELSKKIDVKKFPNVSKNSSGFRIDKIKSIGDSHKIIVGSEGTLGIVLSIKLKIKDNPKKRVLFIIEYKSIIDASMNCVIINETKPSAIEFVDKTTLKQINYKFSPKTKCLLFVEYDENIKSNEKKLSSIVTGKIVKRLKKDFEINTWWRYRDSSLHYSLKSIKKKERIPHIIEDAAVPLENLSEIFRILEKLNKKYKTKSIAYGHAGNGNIHVRLISNNKETAIIKKIAQEYFDEIIQLGGTITAEHGDGLARSEFVKKQYGNENYKIFKEIKLYFDPKRILNPGKIITEKSTIIKNFEKF